Genomic window (Candidatus Scalindua japonica):
TCTACATCTTTAACCAAAGTATCAAAAACGTCTTCAACCCCGTCAAATCTGTTTTCCCTACCCATTATCTCCAGTTTTAAAGCCGTTTTAAAAGCGGTATTTTCTACAAAATTAGCGATAGCTCCTTTCAGCTTGTGAGCTGATTGCTCCAGTTCCTTACTATTGAGGTTGTTTATAGCCTTTTTAATCTTGGAAAGCTGCTTAGGAGTGTCGTCCAGAAAAATTTCAATAATTTCTGTTAAAAACCCTTCATCTCCACCAAACTTTTCGAGTATTTCGTCCTTCTCTAATTCTATATTATCGTCCATTTGCGGTTCTTTAAATTTCTAATATTGCTACTTACAGATTGAACTTTCAATAGCTTAACAGGCGTACCGTGATTCTTCCAACTAAATTTTTTCTGTTTCCATGAATTTCAATATTACCAGAAAATTTCTGACTTACGGTTTGTCCAATGATTTCATGTGTAATTCATTTTTCAGGTTTCCGTCACATTTAATCTTTTTTGTAGACAAACCTGCATGCCGAATGAAGCAAAATATATTCCAATACAGTCGGCAATTGTGGTCCAGCGTTTGGTGCTAATCACTCAATCTTCCCAGTTGCGAAATCAACTTGTTACGAATACCTATCGGTGTCAGGACAAAATCCACATTTCCGGTATAAATGGCAGCCTTAGGCATTCCCCAGATTACACTGGAATTTTCATCTTGAGCATACGTAACCCCGCCTATAGACTTTATGTGGCTTATTCCTTCCGCGCCATCCTTTCCCATACCGGTCATAATAACTCCCGTAATATTATCCTCGTTAGTTTTTCTTACTGATTTCATCGTTACATCTACAGCCGGACGCACATAACATACTTTCGGACCATTAACAAGTTGTATTATCTTGTTGTTCCTGAGTTCCAGATGAACCTCACTTGGTGCAAAGTAAACCACTCCCGGTTGCATTGTCTCCCCGTGGCAGGCAATCTTAATCTCCATTTTAGTCACACTGTTTAATGTCGTGCATAATGACTTGTTCGCGCATTTCATCATATGTTGCACAAGCACGATACTCGCGTCTAAAAGCGGAAAACCATTAAAGAATTCTCTCAATGTTTTAGGTCCACCGGTCGATATTCCTAAAACTACAATATTTTGTTTTTCCATTGCTTTTATTCTAGATAATTAGTTTTTATATCCCGAAATCAACAATCTATTCTGGAATTGTCAACCCTACTGTACATAATCAATATGCTCTGCCACCGTCTCTAAAAGTTCTTCTGAAGTGAAGGGCTTTCTTACGTAGTTCATTACATACTCAGTCAGTTTCTCCAGTTTTGGACCGGGGTCATGCACTGCCGTTAACATGCAGATAACATTCCCGCCGTGCAAACCTTCATCTTCAATTATTGAGATCGTATCCCAACCATCCATTTTAGGCATCATGATATCCATCAATATCAAACCTCTAAAACCTTCTCTAAGCTTATCCAGGCATCTCTCTCCACTCTCAACAGTGCAGATTGAATAACCTTTTGTATTAAGAATGATCTCCACTGTTGACCTGATGGAAGGATCGTCATCCACAACCATTATTTGTTTTTTCATTTGTCTGCCTCAATAAACATTACCGAATTCCGAATTGTGGAATTCGTGTTTATACAATTCTCTATTTTGGATTCAATATTTGTTACCTTTGTTTCAAACTGCCAACTGAAGCTGGAGTTTCCAATTCACCTTGTCTAACAGGGAGCGTAAAGTATATTGTTGTTCCCTGTCCGATTCCCTGACTTTCAACCCATATCCTTCCTCCGTGTTTTTCTATTATACGCTGGCAGATGGAGAGGCCAAGGCCGGTTGAAGAGCGATCATTCCTTGAATCATCTACCTTATAGAACTCTTCAAATACACGCTTAAGTTGCATTTCAGTCATCCCTATGCCATTATCCCTCACAGATACTGTTATAGTTTCACTACTATCAATGATTGCATCAAAATAAACAAATCCCTTTCCGTTTGTGTATTTGACCGTGTTACTGATGAGGTTATGGAAAACTTCCATAATCAGCATTCTATCTGCCTCAACGTAAAGTGGTGAGGATGTATTGTTCACGACTTTGATGCTATTCTCTTCAAAGAGAGAAGAAAGGCTTTTTATGACATTTCCGATTTCACTAATGAGATCAACTTTCTCAAGTTTCAAACTTATCCTGGAAGAGTTTAATTGTGCAAGTTGCAGTGTCATCTCTGTCAGGTTCTTCATATATTTTACATTGTCCATAACCAAATCCAGCATCCTTTTAGATTCAATGTCTTCAGTACGGTTTGCTACCATAGGTAAAAGCGCTAAAAGTGGTGTCAGCGGTGTCTTAAGATCATGGCTGAGTTGGTTG
Coding sequences:
- a CDS encoding response regulator; this encodes MKKQIMVVDDDPSIRSTVEIILNTKGYSICTVESGERCLDKLREGFRGLILMDIMMPKMDGWDTISIIEDEGLHGGNVICMLTAVHDPGPKLEKLTEYVMNYVRKPFTSEELLETVAEHIDYVQ
- a CDS encoding hybrid sensor histidine kinase/response regulator; amino-acid sequence: MKVLIVDDNPKIMAIAKVHLKKESLEVLCVEDGKRALESAHREKPDLILLDVDMPEMSGFEVCQALKDDTVLCMIPVIFLSAADDNGSRIRGLDLGAVDYVTKPFDSFELRARVRAAMRTKQLQDQLATLNQDLEKRVEQRTDKINQLLRQKDAFVNQLSHDLKTPLTPLLALLPMVANRTEDIESKRMLDLVMDNVKYMKNLTEMTLQLAQLNSSRISLKLEKVDLISEIGNVIKSLSSLFEENSIKVVNNTSSPLYVEADRMLIMEVFHNLISNTVKYTNGKGFVYFDAIIDSSETITVSVRDNGIGMTEMQLKRVFEEFYKVDDSRNDRSSTGLGLSICQRIIEKHGGRIWVESQGIGQGTTIYFTLPVRQGELETPASVGSLKQR
- a CDS encoding CheB methylesterase domain-containing protein, with product MEKQNIVVLGISTGGPKTLREFFNGFPLLDASIVLVQHMMKCANKSLCTTLNSVTKMEIKIACHGETMQPGVVYFAPSEVHLELRNNKIIQLVNGPKVCYVRPAVDVTMKSVRKTNEDNITGVIMTGMGKDGAEGISHIKSIGGVTYAQDENSSVIWGMPKAAIYTGNVDFVLTPIGIRNKLISQLGRLSD
- a CDS encoding Hpt domain-containing protein, coding for MDDNIELEKDEILEKFGGDEGFLTEIIEIFLDDTPKQLSKIKKAINNLNSKELEQSAHKLKGAIANFVENTAFKTALKLEIMGRENRFDGVEDVFDTLVKDVECLANELKECIE